In Bacillus cytotoxicus NVH 391-98, the following are encoded in one genomic region:
- a CDS encoding MOSC domain-containing protein, whose product MVMELVHFSIGKPKQMKYGENKEMVTGICKELTEEAFLSKDGFRGDDVANLRYHGGPDRAVCVYPYEHYKQWETEFQIPFPSSAFGENITVTNMLERDVCIGDTYQLGDAIIQVTQARIPCSTISKRLGLPGILPRIVETGYTGYLCRVLQEGVVRQDSKISLLKPHPSRVSVLFTNDIYFHNRQDRAGIEKILAVPELANVWREQLTDRLAKLK is encoded by the coding sequence ATGGTGATGGAACTTGTTCACTTTAGCATAGGAAAACCGAAGCAAATGAAGTACGGTGAAAATAAAGAAATGGTGACAGGTATATGTAAGGAACTTACAGAAGAAGCGTTTCTTTCGAAAGATGGCTTCCGCGGTGATGATGTAGCTAATTTACGTTATCACGGTGGTCCTGATCGCGCTGTTTGTGTTTATCCATACGAGCATTACAAGCAATGGGAAACAGAATTTCAAATACCCTTTCCCTCTTCTGCATTTGGTGAAAACATTACCGTCACAAATATGTTAGAGCGTGACGTTTGTATTGGGGATACATATCAATTAGGCGATGCTATTATTCAAGTTACACAAGCTAGAATACCATGTAGTACAATTTCAAAACGGCTCGGGCTTCCTGGTATCTTACCCCGTATTGTAGAAACCGGTTATACCGGTTATTTATGCCGCGTTCTTCAGGAAGGTGTCGTACGACAAGATTCCAAAATTTCATTACTTAAGCCTCATCCAAGTCGCGTCTCTGTTTTATTCACCAACGACATTTACTTTCATAACCGACAAGATAGAGCCGGAATCGAAAAAATCCTTGCTGTTCCCGAACTAGCGAATGTTTGGCGTGAACAGTTAACAGATCGTCTTGCGAAGTTAAAGTAA
- the pheA gene encoding prephenate dehydratase: protein MIRVGYLGPEATFTNMAVSRFFPEAEHIPYRTIPDCMDAAANENVDCAVVPLENAIEGSVNITIDYLVHEQPLFIVGEITVPIQQHLLVHPNYEETWKDVYAVCSHPHAIAQCHKFLNEKLKGITVRDMTSTSAAAQYVKEHPEEKIAAIANEAAAEKYGLTIVRHNIHTHKNNHTRFIVLHKKKKASLPSNGEHRGKKTTLMITLPADYAGALYQVLSAFAWRNLNLSKIESRPMKTGLGNYFFLIDVDRAYDDVLLPSVTMELEALGFSVTVLGSYSSYWL, encoded by the coding sequence ATGATTCGAGTAGGATATTTAGGACCAGAAGCAACATTTACAAATATGGCGGTGAGTCGTTTTTTTCCAGAAGCAGAGCATATACCATATAGAACAATTCCAGATTGTATGGATGCAGCAGCAAATGAAAATGTAGATTGCGCTGTTGTGCCACTAGAAAACGCGATAGAAGGTTCTGTTAATATTACCATTGACTATCTTGTACATGAGCAGCCGCTCTTTATTGTAGGAGAAATTACCGTACCGATTCAGCAACATTTACTTGTGCATCCAAATTATGAAGAAACATGGAAAGATGTATATGCTGTATGCTCCCATCCACATGCTATTGCACAATGTCATAAATTTTTAAATGAAAAATTAAAAGGAATAACAGTTCGAGATATGACTTCTACGAGTGCAGCGGCGCAATATGTGAAAGAACACCCAGAAGAAAAAATCGCAGCTATTGCAAATGAAGCAGCTGCTGAAAAATATGGATTAACAATTGTGCGGCACAATATACATACGCATAAAAATAATCATACTCGCTTTATTGTGTTGCATAAGAAAAAGAAGGCATCACTTCCAAGCAACGGAGAACATCGCGGAAAAAAAACGACCCTTATGATAACGTTACCTGCTGATTATGCAGGAGCACTGTATCAAGTTTTATCAGCCTTTGCATGGAGGAATTTAAACCTATCTAAAATTGAATCTCGTCCAATGAAAACAGGGCTTGGAAATTACTTTTTCTTAATCGATGTAGATCGAGCATATGATGACGTATTATTGCCAAGTGTAACAATGGAGCTGGAAGCGCTTGGATTTTCAGTCACGGTGTTAGGGAGCTATTCTTCTTATTGGTTGTAA
- a CDS encoding ABC transporter permease, which translates to MNIQQLALQNIKGNWRNYKVFFLSSCFAIFASFAYMSVIVHPYMKETMWYQNVRWGLIICNIIIISFFIIFILYSTSIFIEARKKELGLYMLMGATKSNVIGVIMTEQMLIGVFANIFGIGLGIIFLKLFFMVFSMLLGLPKELPIIFDVRAIGGTFIAYMVVFVVLSFISALRIWNIKIIRLLKEFRTDKKEKKTSMRLCIFGLICLGIGYALALQTTMPTIAFYFFPVSILVFFGTYFSFTHGTAQILELIKRNKKIMYTYPYLFIVNQLSHRMKENGRFFFLMSMATTFVVTATGTVFLYFSGMQDMWRGGGVHSFSYIEKGTSSHEVFAEGMVEQLLHQYGYDDFQSMSFVGVYASFQSSKGETEIATLMKESEYNQEARKQGQKTYHPKKGSVTLVYYNKYNHPNMYDQKEIQLQVMNQTYSFVFNGQKEGIQFNYHPSQINGLFFVMHDEDFDGIANKVPDSEKMIYRGYTLPNIENTKELNEDLRKHMKQDDNNAFRSNMELYVNMKAFGDITLFVGSFISILFFLTSCSIVYFKWFHNIASDRKEYGALSKLGMTKEEVWRISRWQLCMLFFAPIIVGSMHSAVALYTFHNTIFMDGSLRKVGLFILFYIAACIMYFFFAQREYRKHLD; encoded by the coding sequence ATGAACATTCAGCAACTAGCGCTGCAAAATATAAAAGGAAATTGGCGTAATTATAAAGTGTTTTTCTTAAGTAGTTGTTTTGCGATATTTGCATCTTTTGCATACATGTCTGTTATTGTACATCCGTATATGAAAGAGACGATGTGGTATCAAAACGTACGCTGGGGACTTATTATATGTAATATTATAATTATTTCTTTTTTTATCATATTTATTTTGTACTCTACTTCTATTTTCATAGAGGCACGTAAGAAAGAATTAGGATTATATATGTTAATGGGGGCAACGAAATCTAACGTAATTGGAGTAATTATGACCGAGCAAATGTTGATTGGGGTATTTGCTAATATTTTCGGCATTGGGCTTGGTATAATCTTTTTAAAGCTCTTCTTTATGGTATTTAGTATGTTACTGGGGCTTCCGAAAGAACTCCCTATCATATTTGACGTGAGAGCAATTGGGGGAACGTTTATTGCATATATGGTCGTATTTGTTGTCTTATCTTTTATAAGTGCTTTACGTATATGGAATATAAAAATCATTCGGTTATTAAAAGAATTTCGCACGGATAAAAAAGAGAAGAAAACATCAATGCGGCTTTGTATATTCGGGCTTATTTGCTTAGGGATAGGATATGCGTTAGCATTACAAACTACGATGCCAACGATAGCATTCTATTTTTTTCCTGTGTCTATACTTGTCTTTTTCGGAACGTATTTTTCTTTTACACACGGCACTGCTCAAATATTAGAATTGATAAAACGAAATAAAAAGATTATGTATACATATCCGTATTTATTTATAGTGAATCAATTGTCACATCGAATGAAGGAAAATGGTCGTTTTTTCTTTCTAATGTCAATGGCAACGACGTTTGTAGTTACGGCAACAGGTACGGTGTTCTTATATTTTTCTGGTATGCAAGATATGTGGCGGGGCGGGGGTGTACACTCATTTTCTTACATAGAAAAAGGTACTTCTTCTCATGAAGTCTTTGCGGAAGGTATGGTTGAACAATTATTGCACCAATATGGATATGATGATTTTCAATCTATGAGTTTTGTTGGAGTATATGCATCCTTTCAGTCTAGTAAGGGAGAAACAGAAATAGCAACGCTGATGAAGGAAAGTGAATACAATCAAGAGGCAAGAAAACAAGGACAGAAAACGTATCATCCTAAAAAAGGATCCGTTACACTTGTTTATTATAATAAATACAATCATCCGAATATGTATGATCAAAAAGAGATTCAATTACAAGTAATGAACCAAACATATTCATTCGTATTTAACGGTCAGAAGGAAGGGATACAATTTAACTATCACCCTTCACAAATTAATGGTCTGTTCTTCGTCATGCATGATGAAGACTTTGACGGTATAGCAAATAAGGTTCCTGATTCTGAAAAAATGATATATAGAGGCTATACATTACCAAATATCGAAAATACGAAAGAATTAAATGAAGATTTACGGAAACATATGAAACAAGATGATAATAATGCATTTCGAAGTAATATGGAGTTATATGTGAATATGAAAGCTTTCGGCGACATTACTCTATTTGTAGGCTCATTCATTAGTATATTATTCTTTCTTACTTCATGTAGCATCGTATATTTTAAATGGTTTCATAATATTGCATCAGATCGTAAAGAATACGGGGCACTCTCTAAACTTGGAATGACGAAAGAAGAAGTATGGAGAATTTCCCGTTGGCAATTATGTATGCTATTTTTTGCGCCAATTATAGTAGGAAGTATGCATAGTGCGGTTGCGTTATATACGTTTCATAATACGATTTTTATGGATGGTTCATTAAGAAAAGTAGGCTTGTTTATTCTATTTTATATCGCTGCATGCATCATGTATTTCTTTTTCGCTCAAAGAGAATATAGGAAACATTTAGACTAG
- a CDS encoding ABC transporter permease: MNFRQLALNNVKGNWRNYKAFLISSCLSIIVFFMYASFIYHPDVVGGNISMRTMITKGLESMNYIVVIFSALFILYANSTFLRARKKEFGLLTLIGGTKSQLGRMIILEQLMLGSIAIVIGIGIGMLCSKLFFQALSVLLKIDKTLPLVWNSKAVVITAGVYFILFLILSLFSVWTVGRLQIIDLLREARKQKVEPFAFTWLCVVGIGCIITAYVLSFQVTVLNFIILFLPVVGLTIGGTYLLFTQGSTVVLKALQKRKQSFYTYPNMFVLSNLIYKMKDNARFLFVISIITAVVSSAVGTLYVYFEDMSYKTVTSTPHAISYEEKGLNTHSLINDEKVQELVKKHGFEEARKVTYVKLPATQKVTMFNKEHKVPMTIISEKEYNAEVRKQKREQVREVHNAPGSATMVIMDMANDMMKIDRTKPYEFTINGQKQSVQLNSPTSFSVFNDSEYLIVNDQDFEKYEKLVPDEEKTKYYGYYIEDWKNTEDLVLDLKKEIAPEKQGELKNSVFAYKNIREGGAITMFIGFFVAVLFFFFACSMTYFKWFNDKEQDRIQFKSLKRIGMTDKEIRKIAIRQMGVIFFIPILIGAIHSGFALHTLGKMLYIDLWKSGAIVIGSYILASAIYFIIAQRGYLKHVQS, encoded by the coding sequence ATGAACTTTCGCCAGCTCGCGCTTAATAACGTAAAAGGAAATTGGCGTAATTATAAAGCGTTTCTTATAAGTAGTTGTTTATCGATTATCGTATTTTTCATGTATGCTTCCTTTATTTATCATCCAGATGTCGTAGGCGGTAATATTAGTATGAGAACGATGATTACAAAAGGGTTAGAATCGATGAACTATATTGTAGTCATTTTCTCAGCACTCTTTATTTTATATGCAAATTCAACATTTTTACGAGCAAGAAAAAAAGAATTTGGTCTATTAACATTAATAGGTGGAACAAAATCCCAACTAGGCCGAATGATTATATTAGAGCAACTTATGTTAGGTAGTATCGCAATTGTAATAGGTATTGGGATTGGAATGCTTTGTTCAAAATTATTTTTTCAAGCATTAAGCGTATTATTAAAAATAGATAAAACACTTCCACTCGTATGGAATAGTAAAGCAGTTGTGATTACAGCGGGTGTATACTTTATTCTATTTTTAATATTATCATTGTTTAGTGTTTGGACAGTAGGGCGCTTGCAAATTATTGATTTATTAAGAGAAGCAAGAAAACAAAAAGTAGAGCCGTTTGCATTTACATGGTTATGTGTAGTTGGTATAGGGTGTATTATTACTGCATATGTACTTAGCTTCCAAGTAACGGTTCTGAATTTTATCATTCTCTTTTTACCGGTTGTAGGACTGACAATTGGCGGAACGTATTTACTATTTACACAAGGAAGTACAGTTGTATTAAAAGCGTTGCAAAAACGAAAACAATCTTTTTATACATATCCAAATATGTTCGTACTTAGCAATCTTATTTATAAAATGAAAGATAATGCTCGTTTTCTATTTGTAATTTCTATTATTACGGCGGTTGTATCTTCAGCAGTTGGTACGCTTTACGTATATTTTGAGGATATGAGTTATAAGACAGTAACTAGTACCCCGCATGCTATTTCGTATGAGGAAAAAGGATTAAATACGCATAGCCTTATTAATGATGAAAAAGTACAAGAGCTTGTAAAAAAACATGGGTTTGAAGAGGCACGAAAAGTAACCTACGTAAAACTACCGGCAACACAGAAAGTAACGATGTTTAACAAAGAACATAAAGTACCGATGACGATTATTTCAGAAAAAGAATATAACGCGGAAGTACGTAAACAAAAGAGAGAGCAAGTTAGAGAAGTTCATAATGCACCAGGTAGTGCAACGATGGTCATAATGGATATGGCGAACGATATGATGAAGATAGATCGTACGAAACCGTATGAATTTACAATTAACGGACAAAAACAGTCTGTTCAGTTAAATAGCCCAACTTCATTTTCTGTTTTTAATGATAGTGAATATCTCATTGTGAATGATCAAGATTTTGAGAAATATGAAAAGCTTGTACCAGATGAAGAAAAGACGAAATATTATGGTTATTATATTGAAGATTGGAAAAATACAGAAGATCTTGTATTAGATTTAAAAAAGGAAATTGCGCCAGAAAAGCAAGGAGAATTGAAAAACTCAGTGTTTGCTTATAAAAATATAAGAGAAGGTGGAGCAATTACAATGTTCATCGGTTTCTTTGTAGCAGTACTGTTCTTCTTCTTCGCTTGTAGCATGACATACTTTAAGTGGTTTAATGATAAAGAGCAAGATCGTATTCAGTTTAAATCGTTAAAGAGAATTGGTATGACAGATAAAGAAATTCGTAAAATTGCAATTCGACAAATGGGCGTTATCTTCTTTATTCCAATTTTAATTGGTGCAATTCATAGTGGATTTGCTCTTCATACGTTAGGGAAAATGCTTTATATTGATTTATGGAAATCAGGTGCGATTGTAATTGGTTCATACATTTTAGCTTCTGCGATTTACTTTATAATCGCGCAAAGAGGATATTTGAAACACGTGCAAAGCTAG